Proteins encoded by one window of Candidatus Methylomirabilota bacterium:
- the truA gene encoding tRNA pseudouridine(38-40) synthase TruA, whose protein sequence is MAMPTFKLTIEYDGTNYHGWQVQPGMTTIQGTLQEAVKRIVGKDIHVMGAGRTDAGVHALGQVASLRAEFYHPPDTFRRALTSALPPDIVVTAVEEMDGDFHAQYSAHWKRYRYSLLTRPYPSAIERRYTFFVPYALQTNAMADAARSLVGTHDFSAFQAAHSSAESPVRTVLAAEFRQEEDHLVFEVVADGFLRHMIRIVMGTLLDVGRGRLRSEYLKAILEGRDRNMASKTISPHGLCLLEVGYHPFNLHLKKASASYAMVSS, encoded by the coding sequence ATGGCGATGCCGACGTTTAAATTGACAATTGAATATGACGGGACCAACTATCATGGCTGGCAGGTCCAGCCTGGGATGACGACCATTCAAGGCACGTTACAGGAAGCCGTTAAGCGAATTGTCGGGAAAGACATTCATGTGATGGGCGCGGGCCGGACCGATGCCGGCGTCCACGCCCTTGGTCAGGTCGCGAGCCTTCGCGCTGAATTTTACCATCCACCGGACACCTTTCGGCGAGCCCTGACCAGCGCGCTGCCGCCAGATATTGTCGTTACGGCAGTAGAGGAAATGGACGGCGACTTTCATGCCCAATACTCGGCTCACTGGAAGCGGTACCGGTATAGCCTGCTCACGCGGCCGTACCCATCCGCCATTGAGCGTCGCTACACCTTTTTTGTTCCTTACGCTCTACAGACAAATGCTATGGCTGATGCGGCTAGGAGTCTGGTCGGTACCCACGATTTCAGCGCCTTTCAAGCTGCTCACAGCTCCGCAGAGTCTCCAGTCCGAACGGTCTTGGCGGCTGAATTCCGGCAGGAGGAGGATCACCTGGTCTTTGAGGTTGTAGCCGATGGATTTTTGCGTCACATGATCCGAATCGTCATGGGGACTTTGCTGGACGTTGGGCGGGGGAGATTGCGGTCTGAATACCTTAAAGCAATACTTGAAGGAAGAGATCGTAATATGGCATCAAAGACGATCTCCCCACATGGACTGTGTTTGCTTGAGGTGGGCTACCACCCGTTTAACCTTCATCTCAAAAAGGCTTCGGCCTCATACGCCATGGTCTCTTCATAA
- a CDS encoding aspartate-semialdehyde dehydrogenase — protein MANRTYTVAVAGATGAVGETMLRLLEDRNFPIRHLKLLASDRSTGKSLTFRGDEIKVERLEERSFHGIEIALFSAGATRSQQFAPAAVRAGAVVIDNSSAFRMEPDIPLVVPEINPDALAGYQTRGIIANPNCTTIVMLMPLKPLHDYGRVRRVIVSSYQAVSGAGAKGIEELRRQTLAWASGKPIEISAFPKQIAFNVIPHIDSFQPNGYTKEELKLVFETRKILGDESIGVSPTTVRVPVFTAHSVAMNVETERKIGVDKAKELLSKMPGLVVLDEPKAGRYPVPLLAAGKDDCFVGRIREDLTNDHALNLWVVGDQLRKGAALNAIQIAELLIDRYL, from the coding sequence ATGGCGAACAGAACGTATACGGTAGCGGTCGCGGGAGCCACCGGCGCAGTCGGAGAAACGATGCTTCGACTGCTCGAAGATCGGAACTTTCCCATTCGACATCTGAAGCTTTTGGCCTCCGATCGCTCCACCGGAAAGAGCCTGACCTTTCGCGGGGATGAGATCAAGGTTGAGCGGCTTGAGGAGCGTTCGTTTCACGGGATTGAGATCGCTCTGTTTTCCGCCGGTGCGACCCGCAGTCAGCAGTTCGCTCCGGCAGCCGTCAGGGCCGGTGCGGTTGTCATCGATAACAGCTCCGCGTTCCGGATGGAGCCTGATATCCCGCTCGTGGTTCCTGAGATCAACCCGGACGCGCTTGCCGGGTATCAGACCCGCGGCATCATCGCCAACCCGAACTGTACCACGATCGTCATGCTCATGCCGCTCAAGCCGCTGCACGACTATGGCCGGGTCAGGCGCGTCATCGTCTCAAGCTACCAGGCGGTGTCCGGCGCTGGTGCGAAGGGGATCGAGGAGCTGAGACGGCAAACACTGGCCTGGGCCAGTGGTAAGCCGATCGAGATCAGCGCGTTTCCCAAACAGATTGCGTTCAACGTTATTCCCCACATCGATTCGTTCCAGCCGAACGGCTACACGAAAGAGGAGTTGAAGCTTGTCTTCGAGACTCGGAAGATCCTCGGGGACGAATCGATCGGCGTCTCGCCTACGACCGTGCGTGTCCCCGTCTTTACAGCCCATTCGGTCGCCATGAACGTCGAGACGGAACGGAAGATCGGGGTAGACAAGGCCAAAGAGTTACTCTCCAAGATGCCGGGGCTTGTCGTGCTCGATGAACCGAAAGCGGGCCGCTACCCGGTACCGCTCCTCGCGGCGGGTAAGGACGACTGCTTTGTAGGTCGGATCAGGGAAGATCTTACGAACGATCATGCCCTCAACCTCTGGGTAGTGGGAGACCAGCTTCGAAAGGGGGCGGCCCTGAACGCTATCCAGATTGCCGAGCTGTTAATCGATCGTTATCTTTGA
- a CDS encoding 2-isopropylmalate synthase, whose translation MGKHIVIFDTTLRDGEQAPGCSMNTREKLEMARQLARLKVDVIEAGFAIASEDDFEAVKTIAQNLKGGPIIASLCRTRDIDIDRSWEALKYADRSRIHIFIATSEIHITYKLKSTQEEVLQAAITAVKYARRYTDDVEFSPEDAHRSEQDYLCKVVEEVIKAGATTINIPDTVGYGVPWEFGARIKNLFDRVPNIDKAVISCHCHNDLGLAVANSLEAIRNGARQVECTINGIGERAGNASLEEIVMALRTRKDLLDFETGINTEEIYRSSKLLTSIIGIPVQPNKAIVGANAFAHEAGVHQHGMLQKPLTYEIMTPESVGVPQSRLVLGKHSGRHAFKKRLEELGAILPEEAVNRAFVRFKIVADKKKEVFDDDLLAIVEEEALAAGETYTLDYLQFTSGMNIVPTATVRLKRDNEIFQESGWGDGPVDAAYKAIDQITKVQGRLADYSIRAITAGKDALGEVVLKLEVNGHTVIGRGTSTDVIEASVRAYLNAVNKIVGAARPLKDMAAPKGL comes from the coding sequence ATGGGCAAGCACATTGTAATCTTCGACACCACGCTCAGGGACGGCGAGCAGGCGCCTGGCTGCAGCATGAATACCAGGGAGAAACTGGAGATGGCCAGGCAACTGGCGCGCCTGAAAGTCGACGTCATCGAGGCCGGCTTCGCCATCGCCTCAGAAGATGACTTCGAGGCGGTCAAGACGATCGCCCAGAACCTGAAGGGCGGACCGATCATTGCCAGTCTCTGCCGGACTCGCGATATCGACATCGACCGCTCCTGGGAGGCATTGAAATATGCCGATCGCTCACGAATTCATATTTTCATCGCCACCTCCGAGATTCACATCACGTACAAGCTGAAATCAACCCAGGAGGAGGTCCTGCAGGCTGCCATTACGGCGGTGAAGTATGCAAGGCGCTATACCGATGATGTCGAGTTCTCGCCTGAGGACGCCCATCGAAGCGAGCAGGATTACCTCTGCAAGGTCGTGGAAGAGGTGATCAAGGCAGGCGCTACTACAATCAACATTCCCGATACGGTCGGCTATGGTGTCCCCTGGGAGTTTGGAGCGCGGATCAAGAATCTGTTCGATCGAGTGCCTAATATCGATAAGGCGGTAATCAGTTGCCATTGTCACAACGACCTTGGGCTGGCGGTGGCGAACTCGCTTGAGGCGATCCGAAATGGCGCGAGACAAGTCGAGTGTACCATTAACGGAATCGGTGAGCGCGCCGGCAACGCCTCTCTCGAAGAGATCGTAATGGCGCTTCGGACGCGGAAAGACCTGCTCGACTTCGAGACCGGCATCAACACGGAGGAGATCTACCGATCCAGCAAGCTCCTGACCAGCATCATCGGGATCCCCGTCCAGCCGAATAAGGCCATTGTCGGCGCCAACGCCTTCGCGCACGAGGCCGGCGTACACCAACACGGCATGCTGCAGAAGCCGCTGACCTATGAGATCATGACGCCGGAATCGGTGGGGGTGCCTCAGAGTCGACTGGTCCTGGGCAAGCACTCCGGACGGCACGCCTTCAAGAAGCGACTGGAAGAGCTTGGCGCGATACTGCCTGAAGAGGCTGTTAATAGGGCCTTTGTCCGGTTCAAGATCGTGGCCGACAAGAAGAAAGAGGTATTCGACGACGACCTGCTGGCCATCGTCGAGGAGGAGGCCCTGGCCGCCGGCGAGACCTATACCCTCGATTATTTGCAGTTCACCAGCGGCATGAATATCGTTCCCACTGCGACCGTGCGGCTCAAGCGGGACAATGAGATCTTCCAGGAATCAGGCTGGGGGGATGGTCCGGTGGATGCGGCCTACAAAGCGATCGATCAGATCACAAAGGTCCAAGGGCGACTGGCTGACTACTCGATCAGGGCGATCACAGCAGGGAAGGATGCATTGGGCGAGGTGGTTCTGAAGCTGGAGGTCAATGGCCATACCGTGATCGGCAGAGGAACCTCGACCGATGTCATTGAGGCCAGCGTGAGAGCCTACCTGAACGCAGTCAATAAGATTGTCGGCGCGGCGCGGCCGCTCAAAGATATGGCCGCGCCAAAGGGACTGTAG
- the pssA gene encoding CDP-diacylglycerol--serine O-phosphatidyltransferase, with protein sequence MRRGRRRRGVYLLPSLLTISSLLCGVYAIVAVYNDDYTRSAIAILVALILDGLDGAVARLTNTQSDFGVQLDSLADLVAFGVAPAILSYAWAIKPYTKMGWLFGSIIPTALFVSSGAFRLARFNVQTQTLDKRYFVGLPIPAAAAVIASFVLFMRESPSLVLFQREWLSDRMTSAFIVVIVYALSFLMVCRLRYRSLKGIEIKKRQPFALLIGLTLVVLVIASEPSLVAFSFFFLYALSGVIRLIPPIRRHVSEPVERLIGGEGGP encoded by the coding sequence ATGAGAAGGGGCCGTCGCCGGAGGGGAGTCTACCTCCTGCCAAGCTTGCTGACCATCAGCAGCCTGCTATGCGGGGTCTACGCGATCGTCGCCGTCTACAATGACGATTACACCCGCTCGGCCATCGCGATTCTTGTTGCGCTGATTCTGGACGGCCTTGATGGGGCTGTCGCCAGGCTGACCAATACTCAGAGCGACTTCGGCGTGCAGCTCGATTCGTTGGCGGACCTGGTCGCTTTCGGCGTCGCGCCTGCTATTCTCTCTTATGCATGGGCAATCAAACCCTATACCAAGATGGGATGGTTGTTCGGATCGATCATCCCGACAGCGCTGTTCGTGTCGAGTGGCGCGTTCAGGTTGGCGCGCTTCAATGTTCAGACGCAGACGCTCGACAAGCGCTATTTTGTCGGTCTCCCGATTCCGGCGGCCGCAGCGGTAATCGCCTCCTTTGTGCTTTTCATGCGAGAGTCGCCTTCGCTGGTCCTCTTTCAGCGCGAGTGGCTCTCAGATCGGATGACGTCTGCGTTCATAGTCGTCATCGTCTATGCCCTATCATTCTTAATGGTCTGTCGACTCCGGTATCGTAGCCTGAAGGGGATCGAGATCAAGAAGCGCCAACCCTTTGCGCTCCTCATCGGCCTGACACTCGTGGTCCTGGTCATCGCTTCAGAGCCCAGCTTGGTGGCCTTTTCATTCTTTTTTCTCTATGCCCTGTCCGGCGTCATTCGCTTGATCCCGCCAATCAGAAGACACGTGTCAGAGCCGGTGGAGCGTCTAATCGGCGGAGAAGGCGGACCGTAA
- a CDS encoding phosphatidylserine decarboxylase family protein, with amino-acid sequence MIPIAREGWPFILIPLSVAVILWVAGWHSGSVTTLVLAVLVALFFRDPPRDIPKGEGLILSPADGTVVQVTRYIGSELREPATQISIFLSVLDVHINRAPFPAVVEEVKYRPGTFRLAWQSEASADNEQNLIALKAPEGRLLVKQIAGFIARRIVCRVVSGQKLEAGERIGMIRFGSRVDLIIPARAELFVKRGDRVYGGTTVMGALR; translated from the coding sequence ATGATACCGATTGCACGGGAGGGGTGGCCGTTTATCCTCATACCGCTGAGCGTGGCTGTCATCCTATGGGTTGCGGGATGGCACAGTGGTAGCGTTACAACACTTGTGTTGGCTGTGCTGGTGGCGCTATTTTTTCGTGATCCGCCACGCGACATTCCGAAGGGTGAGGGACTGATTCTTTCCCCCGCTGATGGGACCGTCGTCCAGGTCACCCGGTATATCGGCTCTGAGTTGCGAGAGCCGGCCACCCAGATCAGCATTTTCCTGTCGGTTCTCGATGTGCATATCAACCGCGCTCCGTTTCCCGCAGTGGTCGAAGAGGTGAAGTACAGACCGGGGACGTTTCGGCTCGCGTGGCAGTCTGAGGCGTCGGCAGACAACGAACAGAATCTTATTGCGCTGAAGGCGCCGGAGGGTCGACTGTTGGTGAAACAGATCGCAGGCTTTATCGCGAGACGCATTGTCTGCCGGGTCGTTTCCGGACAAAAGCTTGAGGCCGGGGAGCGAATCGGAATGATTCGATTCGGATCACGCGTCGATCTCATTATTCCGGCGCGTGCGGAGCTTTTCGTGAAGCGCGGAGATCGTGTGTATGGAGGAACTACTGTGATGGGGGCGCTCCGATGA